In Arthrobacter sp. MN05-02, the genomic stretch GTCCCGGATCAGACCGAGACGCCCTGCGGCTTCAGGACCACCTTGATGGCCCCGTCGGTCTTCTTCTGGAAGTTCCGGTAGGCGGCCGGCGCCTCGTCGATCGAGACCTCGTGCGTCATGAGGTCGGTGACGCCCAGCGGATCCGAGGACTCCTCGACGATGGGCAGGAGCTCGTCCGTCCAGCGGCGCACGTTGCACTGGCCCATGCGGAACTGGATCTGCTTGTCGAACATGCTTAGCATCGGCATGGGTGTGGCCGACCCGCCGTAGACACCGCTGAGAGACACCGTGCCACCGCGCCGGACGGCGTCGATCGCCGAGTGCAGGACGGCCACGCGGTCACTGCCCCCGGTCTCCATGACCTTCTGCGCCAGCTTGTCGGGGAGGATCCCGACGGCGTTCTGAGCGAAGGCCCCGACGGGTGAGCCGTGGGCCTCCATGCCCACGGCGTCCACGATGGCGTCCGGGCCGCGACCGTTGGTCATGCTGCGCAGCTCCTCCGCCGTGTCCTTCGTGAAGTCGACGGTCTCGATGCCGTGGCGCTTGGCCATCGCACGGCGTTCGGGGACCGGTTCGACGGCGATCACGCGGTGGCCGAGGTACTTGCCGATGCGGCCGGCGAACTGCCCCACGGGACCGAGTCCGTACACGGCGAGCACGCCGTCCTTCGGGACGTCCGCGTACTGCACGCCCTGCCAGGCGGTGGGGAGGATGTCCGAGAGGTAGAGGTAGCGCTCGTCGGGCAGGTCTTGTCCGACCTTGACGGGTCCGTAGTCGGCGAACGGCACGCGCAGGTATTCGGCCTGCCCGCCCGGGACCGACCCGTAGAGTTCCGAGAACCCGAACAGTGCGGCTCCCGAACCCGCCGAGTGCACCTGCGTGGTCTCGCACTGCGACTGCAGGCCCCGCGTGCACATGAAGCAGTAGCCGCAGGAGATGTTGAACGGCACCACCACGCGGTCACCGACCTTGAGGTTGGTGACGCCCGCGCCGACCTCCTCGACGATGCCCATGGGCTCGTGCCCGAGGACGTCCCCCTTGTGCATGTACGGGCCGAGGACCTCGTAGAGGTGGAGGTCCGAGCCGCAGATCGCCGTCGAGGTGATCCTGATGATCGCGTCCGTGGGCTCCTGGATCGTGGGGTCGGGGACGTTCTCCACGCTGACGTTGCGCTTGCCCTGCCATGTCACTGCCTTCATAGCGCTCCTCCTGGGTAGTAAGTAGGCTTTCCTTTCCTACTCTGCACCCGTTCGACACGAATGGGAAGCCGGTCCGCCCGTCACCTAGCCTTGACGAGTGGTGCTCTTCCAATCCCCCGCGGTGCGCGTCGCCCTGTCCGTGGCCATCGCGACCGGGCTCTACGGACTCTCGTTCGGCGCCTTGTCCGTGGCCGCGGGTCTCGATCTCCTGCAGACCATGGCGCTGAGCCTGCTGCTGTTCAGCGGCGGCTCCCAGTTCGCCTTCATCGGCGTGATCGCCGGCGGGGGGAGCGGGATCTCGGCGATGTCCGCGGCGGCCCTGCTCGGGATCCGCAACGGGGTGTACGGGATGCAGGTCAACGTGCTGCTGCGTCCCTCGCGCTGGCGGAGACTGGCGGCGGCACACGTCACCATCGACGAGTCCGTGGCCACGGCCACGGGCCA encodes the following:
- a CDS encoding glutathione-dependent formaldehyde dehydrogenase, whose amino-acid sequence is MKAVTWQGKRNVSVENVPDPTIQEPTDAIIRITSTAICGSDLHLYEVLGPYMHKGDVLGHEPMGIVEEVGAGVTNLKVGDRVVVPFNISCGYCFMCTRGLQSQCETTQVHSAGSGAALFGFSELYGSVPGGQAEYLRVPFADYGPVKVGQDLPDERYLYLSDILPTAWQGVQYADVPKDGVLAVYGLGPVGQFAGRIGKYLGHRVIAVEPVPERRAMAKRHGIETVDFTKDTAEELRSMTNGRGPDAIVDAVGMEAHGSPVGAFAQNAVGILPDKLAQKVMETGGSDRVAVLHSAIDAVRRGGTVSLSGVYGGSATPMPMLSMFDKQIQFRMGQCNVRRWTDELLPIVEESSDPLGVTDLMTHEVSIDEAPAAYRNFQKKTDGAIKVVLKPQGVSV